One window of Leucobacter komagatae genomic DNA carries:
- a CDS encoding DUF6350 family protein, which translates to MRAILTGIVATIEAIAVALASLVAVAAYAFLVWWLAFGLAAEPSAVFGGAGAAWLLAHFSPLAVGLSAEVMQVLGFAPEPLQFAISLAPLGITAVTAAFAGRAGWRSAARGGAGAAGVLGGAIGFGAVAAILHAVIAHSGDVTVAVGWAASAGAAALVWAVPSGVAYTVRAARDEHGWWLAAVGAVETWLGRIGIKGPAAFPHRAGQAFRLAAMLLAAYVGLAALGLALALLTRFALVIAASEALQLDLWGTVLMFVLQVALFPVFVIWSGAWLTGSGFAVGVGSSASPFGQLLGPMPGIPVLAAIPDGWGSVAVIAPLLLVLAGLAIGIALGETARRQSLAVVASQVVAAAVVSGGAIALLNWAARGSLGPGRLAEVGPNVWAAAGLAALELGAGAMLGALAARADLARRVMDGPAEVKARLGLGDERHEVAPESVPADAAGAAAAPASVAGGSGAGSSVAVGPGAVGPDKIGETGEHLAPVSPLVPRSWQAAGSADDSDDQLTEPLEFDVEAGLDTDFDADATAEQPDFAATASAVEAAAAAAAAVREAELFDQHEAGRAPNSTTDSTTEQGESDAGGTSAGADSLGADSLGADSLDPDALVEAYSWDAVDLTEAPKDEGKRAGWRWPGRKG; encoded by the coding sequence ATGAGAGCAATACTGACCGGGATCGTCGCGACGATTGAGGCCATCGCGGTCGCGCTGGCGTCGTTGGTCGCGGTCGCAGCCTATGCGTTCCTCGTCTGGTGGCTCGCGTTTGGCCTCGCGGCTGAACCCTCGGCGGTGTTTGGCGGCGCGGGGGCCGCGTGGCTGCTCGCCCACTTTTCGCCACTCGCGGTGGGTCTCTCGGCCGAGGTCATGCAGGTGCTCGGCTTCGCGCCAGAGCCGCTGCAGTTCGCGATCTCGCTCGCGCCGCTCGGGATCACGGCCGTCACGGCCGCCTTCGCTGGTCGCGCCGGGTGGCGCTCAGCCGCGCGCGGTGGGGCTGGCGCCGCGGGCGTGCTCGGAGGCGCGATCGGGTTCGGGGCCGTTGCCGCGATCCTGCACGCCGTGATCGCCCACTCGGGCGACGTGACCGTCGCCGTCGGGTGGGCGGCGTCGGCCGGCGCGGCCGCCCTCGTGTGGGCGGTTCCCTCGGGCGTCGCGTACACCGTGCGCGCCGCGCGCGACGAGCACGGGTGGTGGCTCGCGGCCGTCGGCGCCGTCGAGACCTGGCTCGGACGAATCGGGATTAAGGGCCCCGCGGCGTTCCCGCACCGCGCGGGCCAGGCCTTCCGACTCGCAGCGATGTTGCTTGCTGCCTACGTCGGCCTCGCGGCCCTCGGACTGGCCCTAGCGCTACTCACGCGATTCGCGCTCGTGATTGCGGCGTCAGAGGCGCTGCAGCTCGACCTGTGGGGCACTGTGCTCATGTTTGTACTGCAGGTCGCGCTCTTCCCGGTCTTCGTGATTTGGAGCGGGGCGTGGCTCACGGGCTCAGGCTTCGCGGTGGGAGTCGGCAGCTCGGCGTCGCCGTTCGGGCAACTGCTGGGACCCATGCCGGGCATCCCCGTGCTCGCCGCGATTCCTGACGGCTGGGGGAGCGTCGCGGTGATCGCTCCGTTGCTGCTCGTGCTCGCTGGCCTCGCTATCGGCATCGCGCTCGGAGAGACCGCCCGCCGCCAGTCGCTCGCGGTGGTCGCATCCCAGGTCGTCGCCGCGGCCGTAGTCTCGGGGGGAGCCATCGCGCTGCTCAACTGGGCCGCCCGTGGATCTCTCGGCCCAGGCAGGCTCGCCGAGGTCGGGCCGAACGTCTGGGCTGCCGCGGGTCTCGCAGCCCTGGAACTCGGCGCTGGCGCCATGCTCGGAGCCCTCGCGGCTCGCGCTGACCTCGCCCGGCGGGTCATGGATGGGCCAGCCGAGGTGAAAGCGCGACTGGGGCTCGGCGACGAGCGCCACGAAGTGGCACCCGAGAGCGTGCCCGCTGACGCGGCCGGCGCCGCGGCAGCGCCCGCGTCTGTGGCCGGTGGGTCGGGGGCCGGTTCGTCTGTGGCCGTTGGGCCCGGGGCCGTTGGGCCAGACAAGATCGGCGAGACCGGTGAGCATCTTGCACCGGTGTCGCCCCTCGTGCCGCGCTCGTGGCAGGCTGCCGGGTCGGCGGACGACAGTGACGATCAGCTCACCGAACCCCTCGAGTTCGATGTTGAGGCCGGCCTCGATACTGACTTTGATGCCGACGCGACGGCTGAGCAGCCCGACTTCGCCGCAACGGCGTCGGCAGTGGAGGCGGCGGCGGCCGCGGCTGCGGCGGTGCGCGAGGCCGAACTCTTCGACCAGCACGAGGCGGGCAGAGCCCCAAACAGCACCACAGACAGCACCACTGAGCAGGGCGAATCTGACGCGGGCGGCACGTCCGCCGGTGCTGACAGCCTCGGTGCTGACAGCCTCGGTGCCGACAGCCTCGACCCCGACGCGCTCGTCGAAGCGTACTCGTGGGACGCGGTCGACCTCACGGAGGCACCGAAAGACGAGGGGAAACGGGCCGGCTGGCGCTGGCCGGGCCGAAAAGGCTAG
- a CDS encoding thiamine ABC transporter substrate-binding protein produces MRTLTHSTSHARSLSRALGLLALPLAGALALIGCAGGDPEGGGASTGGDAGKVSLVVHDSFVDGKEFAKAASAATGYDVEVVTAGDGGELANKLVLTKGAPIADAFFGIDNTFASRLMENDVVESLPADILPARGAAIVAELDGQKAESAEVPLAPIDMGATCVNIDTAWFEKAGLAEPATFEDLADPRYKDLAVLLDPTASSTGASFMIATIAAFGEDGFVDYWKSLEGNGARVVQGWTEAYNTEFSGVSETGTRPIVVSYSTSPAFTVNEDETASNTRALLDTCSQQVEYAGVLKGSANPEGARAVVEYLLSEEFQSGIADNMYMYPIDEAVELPSSWAKFAPLPAAGQSHDLTSKEIQAGLDGWLRTLGDAVGL; encoded by the coding sequence ATGCGTACTCTCACGCACTCAACCTCGCACGCCCGCTCACTCTCTCGGGCCCTCGGCCTGCTTGCGCTCCCGCTCGCCGGCGCGCTCGCCCTTATCGGTTGCGCCGGCGGCGACCCGGAAGGCGGCGGCGCTAGCACCGGCGGTGACGCGGGGAAGGTCTCGCTCGTCGTCCACGACAGCTTCGTCGACGGGAAGGAGTTCGCGAAGGCCGCGAGCGCCGCGACCGGATACGACGTCGAGGTCGTCACCGCGGGCGATGGCGGCGAGCTCGCAAACAAGCTCGTGCTGACCAAGGGCGCACCCATCGCCGATGCGTTCTTCGGCATCGACAACACCTTCGCATCGCGGCTCATGGAGAACGACGTTGTCGAGTCGCTGCCCGCCGACATCCTGCCCGCGCGGGGCGCGGCGATCGTCGCCGAGCTCGACGGCCAGAAGGCTGAGTCTGCGGAGGTGCCGCTCGCTCCGATCGATATGGGCGCAACGTGCGTGAACATCGACACGGCCTGGTTCGAGAAAGCGGGGCTCGCGGAGCCCGCGACGTTCGAGGACCTCGCCGACCCTAGGTACAAGGATCTCGCCGTGCTGCTCGACCCGACGGCGTCGAGTACGGGCGCATCGTTCATGATCGCGACGATCGCCGCATTCGGCGAAGACGGCTTCGTTGACTACTGGAAGAGCCTCGAAGGGAACGGCGCGCGCGTCGTGCAGGGGTGGACCGAGGCGTACAACACCGAGTTCAGCGGCGTCAGTGAGACGGGCACGAGGCCCATCGTGGTCTCGTACTCGACGTCGCCAGCCTTCACCGTGAACGAGGACGAGACCGCCTCGAACACCCGCGCGCTGCTCGACACCTGCTCGCAGCAGGTCGAGTACGCGGGCGTGCTGAAGGGGAGCGCGAACCCCGAGGGCGCACGCGCGGTCGTTGAGTACCTGCTCTCGGAGGAGTTCCAGTCGGGCATCGCCGACAACATGTACATGTACCCGATCGACGAGGCTGTCGAGCTGCCGTCGAGCTGGGCGAAGTTCGCACCGCTGCCCGCTGCGGGCCAGTCGCACGACCTCACGTCGAAGGAGATCCAGGCTGGCCTCGACGGCTGGCTTCGCACCCTCGGCGACGCGGTCGGCCTCTAG
- a CDS encoding ABC transporter permease, with product MRALIRRPLGALGWTLAAAIPLCFVGLFFLWPVAALVATGLTDGAALDLGGIPEVLGLDRSWRVLGNTLTQASLATALAILLGVPAAYVLYRLEFRGRGVLRAILTVPFVLPAVVVGVAFTALYGPGGALHWLGLDRSLTVVVLALAFFNVTVVARTVGGYWAQLDTRQGQAARTLGGGPVRVFMTVTLPALGPALASAAALVFLFCATSFGVVLILGGREFANIETEIYRLTVQFLDLRSAAVLSLVQFAIVTLALGVSAILRGHSERPNEARSEVRPPRRSDAPVIAVFGATVLLLHVLPIGALVRRSLAGPGGVGFSLENYRALVDPPPSSPLHGSVFDSAALSLGIACIATLIAVTLGMVVALVVSRRPRSRALSRGIAVYDAAIMLPLGISAVTLGFGLLLTMHRPFGIGFDLRTSVVLIPIAQALVALPLVVRTLTPVLRAIDPRTREAATMLGASPLRVLGTIDLALLGRSAGLALGFAFAVSLGEFGATAFLVRPDAQTLPVAIAALVANPDPASYGAALAASVVLGALAAGIMVFAERWRVDAGVGGSW from the coding sequence GTGCGCGCACTGATCCGGCGCCCGCTTGGGGCGCTCGGTTGGACGCTCGCGGCGGCGATCCCGCTCTGCTTCGTTGGACTGTTCTTCCTATGGCCGGTCGCGGCGCTCGTCGCAACCGGCCTGACGGACGGTGCTGCGCTTGACCTCGGCGGTATCCCCGAGGTGCTCGGCCTCGACCGCAGCTGGCGCGTACTCGGCAACACGCTGACGCAGGCGAGCCTCGCGACGGCGCTGGCGATCCTGCTCGGCGTTCCCGCCGCCTACGTGCTCTACCGGCTCGAGTTCCGCGGCCGCGGTGTGCTCCGCGCGATTCTGACGGTGCCGTTCGTGCTCCCCGCCGTTGTCGTTGGCGTCGCGTTCACCGCGCTCTACGGGCCGGGCGGTGCCCTCCACTGGCTCGGGCTTGACCGCTCACTCACGGTCGTGGTGCTCGCGCTCGCGTTCTTCAACGTGACCGTCGTCGCCCGCACCGTCGGCGGGTACTGGGCGCAGCTCGACACTCGCCAGGGGCAGGCGGCGCGCACCCTCGGTGGGGGGCCGGTGCGGGTGTTCATGACGGTCACGCTCCCCGCGCTCGGCCCAGCGCTCGCGTCAGCGGCGGCGCTCGTGTTTCTCTTCTGTGCGACGTCGTTCGGCGTCGTGCTGATACTCGGCGGGCGCGAGTTCGCGAACATCGAAACCGAGATCTACCGGCTCACGGTGCAGTTCCTCGACCTGCGGTCGGCGGCCGTGCTGTCGCTCGTGCAGTTTGCCATCGTTACTCTCGCGCTCGGCGTCTCGGCGATCCTGCGCGGGCACAGCGAGCGACCGAACGAGGCACGCAGCGAGGTGCGGCCACCCCGCCGGAGCGACGCGCCGGTCATTGCGGTGTTCGGGGCGACGGTGCTGCTGCTTCACGTCCTCCCGATCGGGGCACTCGTGCGCCGCTCGCTCGCGGGGCCCGGCGGCGTCGGGTTCTCGCTCGAGAACTATCGCGCGCTCGTCGACCCGCCGCCATCGTCGCCGCTGCACGGCTCCGTCTTTGACTCCGCCGCGCTGTCGCTCGGCATCGCCTGTATCGCGACGCTTATTGCGGTCACGCTCGGCATGGTCGTCGCGCTCGTCGTCTCGCGCAGGCCGCGGTCGCGCGCACTCTCGCGGGGGATCGCGGTCTACGACGCGGCGATCATGCTGCCGCTCGGCATTTCGGCGGTCACGCTCGGCTTCGGGCTGCTGCTGACGATGCATCGGCCGTTCGGTATCGGGTTCGACCTGCGCACATCGGTCGTGCTCATCCCGATTGCGCAGGCGCTCGTCGCACTGCCGCTCGTGGTGCGGACACTGACGCCGGTGCTGCGCGCGATCGACCCGCGCACGCGGGAGGCCGCGACGATGCTGGGCGCTTCACCGCTTCGTGTGCTCGGCACGATCGACCTCGCCCTGCTCGGGCGGTCTGCGGGGCTCGCGCTCGGGTTCGCGTTTGCGGTGTCGCTCGGGGAATTCGGTGCGACGGCCTTCCTCGTGCGGCCCGATGCGCAGACGCTACCGGTGGCGATCGCGGCGCTCGTGGCGAACCCAGACCCGGCGAGCTACGGTGCCGCGCTTGCCGCCTCCGTCGTACTCGGTGCGCTCGCGGCTGGGATTATGGTCTTTGCTGAACGCTGGCGTGTTGACGCCGGAGTAGGAGGAAGCTGGTGA